The Streptomyces europaeiscabiei genome window below encodes:
- the chpG gene encoding chaplin ChpG: MSRIAKGLALTSVAAAAVAGTAGVATADSEAKGFAAHSPGVLSGNVVQVPVHVPVNVCGNTINVIGLLNPSFGNKCFND, encoded by the coding sequence ATGTCGCGTATCGCGAAGGGCCTGGCCCTGACCTCCGTTGCTGCCGCAGCCGTGGCGGGCACCGCCGGCGTCGCCACCGCCGACAGCGAGGCGAAGGGCTTCGCCGCCCACTCCCCGGGCGTGCTGTCGGGCAACGTCGTGCAGGTTCCGGTCCACGTGCCGGTCAACGTGTGCGGGAACACCATCAACGTCATCGGTCTGCTGAACCCGTCGTTCGGCAACAAGTGCTTCAACGACTGA